One Carassius auratus strain Wakin chromosome 4, ASM336829v1, whole genome shotgun sequence DNA segment encodes these proteins:
- the LOC113059966 gene encoding F-box DNA helicase 1-like isoform X1, whose translation MESSMKGRAKRRHLGASECDDLVKNIKGNESLTQPFNVNLSNTDPNRGLQPRTPTKRSRQAPGGVGQQKGITSFYAVTGVISTSPQKGTKTPVKDEEEEQEPIGHLIPKEENVEEEKIEDYMEGITEDMFNEDFDIGTSVTSVKKEDDFLEVTVRKEEDEEDLVEALPDAHYGLLGVQGGHEVPKGHFQDLPEEVLREVFAHLPADDLYRNISLVCQHWRAVVMDPRFLPWKKLYCRYRKQQNEALMEVKSILDDNQINKKDDLCLLNMLRYMSQFKHSKCVNVKDVLACIKGHQLYAQAEACIKDRIPDLMDNEGPNPWSAMALILILADGVKDILDLVALLQKSGCLLTAGGISEYLWAVATLLLAMKNNNINISNRWHYNIFYVLHLMENAPPPAGLQDKRQLITHEQQQILNHDIQNNHVVKIMAFAGTGKTTTLVKYAQHRPHMRFLYLAFNKSVAMQAQRSFPYNVECSTVHSMAFRAVGVRYKNMRKLSNNLQVFDVAWVLPEGLGGFVNAKVVTQTLHTFWASVDTCVGSEHVPHKYKNTHGMSEYPDHHKKMAFATAAQKLWDKMVELKSRKERVYNMTHDGYLKLWQLSRPQLDRYDAIFIDEAQDCTPVIMGIMLSQNCGKILVGDPHQQIYTFRGAVNALHAVPHTHIYYLTQSFRFGSEIAYIGAAILDSCKKVKQILVGGNQDGSVRGEDTQTLQHLKLGQRLPEGSVAILSRCNVTVFSEAVRLTDANPSCKIYIVGGVEYFGLDKIMDIWVLMQPEDKRKNESLLIKDYFIRTFCKDKMGGFIGLKGYATASEDRELEGKLAVVEKYNKRIPELVNRIKDRAQKSPVYADFILGTVHKAKGLEFDTVVVTDDFMKVPCARHNLQRIGGFNAANVPDDEWNLLYVAITRAKRALYITKTISNILTFTGEYFLRSRLTSTLLSKDPSVVCSIKGCENHITADAILSMSKLPVRYVESVDAGGVLCLTCVEQRVGPAAFLLAPPERVRSMTYTNERIELPINIAMLLSLL comes from the exons ATGGAATCGTCCATGAAAG GAAGGGCCAAACGCAGGCACTTGGGGGCCTCAGAATGTGACGATCTGGTGAAAAATATCAAAGGGAACGAGTCTCTCACACAGCCTTTTAATGTTAACCTCAGCAACACGGATCCAAACCGGGGACTTCAGCCCAGGACCCCCACCAAAAGAAGCAGACAAG CTCCAGGTGGTGTGGGACAACAGAAAGGCATCACCAGTTTCTACGCTGTCACTGGAGTCATCAGCACCAGTCCCCAAAAAGGAACCAAGACTCCGGTGAAAGACGAGGAGGAAGAACAGGAACCGATCGGCCACCTTATCCCAAAAGAAGAAAACGTAGAAGAGGAGAAGATTGAGGACTACATGGAAGGAATCACAGAGGACATGTTCAATGAAGACTTTGATATAGGAACTAGTGTTACATCTGTCAAAAAAGAAGACGACTTTTTGGAAGTTACTGTGAGaaaagaagaggatgaggaggaccTGGTCGAAGCCCTCCCTGATGCCCACTACGGACTGCTAGGAGTGCAGGGAGGCCATGAGGTGCCCAAGGGCCACTTCCAGGATCTGCCTGAGGAGGTCCTGAGGGAAGTGTTCGCACACCTCCCAGCGGATGACCTCTATCGAAACATCAGCCTGGTGTGCCAACACTGGAGGGCCGTCGTCATGGACCCCCGG TTTCTGCCTTGGAAGAAGCTGTACTGCAGATACCGTAAGCAGCAAAATGAGGCGCTGATGGAGGTGAAGTCTATCCTTGATGATAATCAAATTAACAAGAAGGATGACCTGTGTCTTCTCAATATGTTGAG gtacatGTCTCAGTTCAAACACAGCAAATGTGTGAATGTGAAGGATGTGCTGGCGTGTATTAAAGGACATCAGCTCTATGCTCAAGCTGAAGCCTGTATCAAAGACAGAATCCCAGACCTGATGGATAATGAG GGCCCAAACCCCTGGTCTGCCATGGCCCTGATACTGATTTTGGCTGACGGAGTGAAAGATATCTTGGACCTGGTAGCTCTCTTGCAGAAGTCTGGGTGTCTGCTGACCGCAGGAGGAATCTCTGAGTACCTGTGGGCTGTGGCCACTTTGCTCCTGgcaatgaaaaataacaatattaacatAAGCAACAG GTGGCATTACAATATCTTCTATGTGCTGCATTTAATGGAGAACGCTCCTCCTCCGGCAGGCTTGCAAGACAAAAG ACAGCTGATCACTCATGAGCAGCAGCAGATACTCAACCATGACATCCAGAATAACCACGTTGTAAAAATAATGGCTTTTGCTG GCACTGGAAAGACGACCACACTCGTGAAATATGCTCAGCATAGGCCACATATGCGCTTCCTCTACCTGGCCTTCAACAAATCTGTGGCGATGCAAGCTCAGCGTTCATTCCCGTACAACGTCGAATGCAGTACCGTCCATTCAATGGCGTTCAGAGCCGTGGGAGTGAG GTATAAAAACATGAGGAAACTGTCCAATAATTTGCAGGTGTTCGATGTGGCGTGGGTCTTGCCTGAAGGACTCGGAGGATTCGTCAATGCTAAAGTGGTGACGCAAACACTCCATACTTTCTGGGCTTCTGTAGACACCTGCGTTGGTTCAGAACATGTTCCACATAAGTACAAGAACACTCACGGAATGTCAGAATACCCAGACCATCACAAAAAAATG GCATTTGCTACTGCCGCACAGAAGTTATGGGACAAAATGGTAGAGCTGAAGTCCAGAAAAGAGAGAGTGTATAATATGACCCATGATG GATACCTCAAACTCTGGCAGCTGAGTAGACCACAGCTGGACCGATATGATGCCATATTTATTGACGAAGCTCAGGACTGCACACCAG TCATCATGGGCATCATGCTTTCTCAGAACTGTGGGAAAATCCTGGTCGGAGATCCTCACCAACAGATTTACACTTTCAGAGGAGCAGTCAATGCTTTGCACGCAgtccctcacacacacatctactaTCTCACACAg AGCTTCAGGTTTGGATCTGAAATTGCATACATCGGCGCTGCAATATTGGACAGCTGTAAAAAAGTAAAGCAGATATTGGTTGGTGGGAATCAGGATG GGAGTGTTCGAGGGGAGgacacacaaacactgcagcaTCTGAAGCTGGGACAGAGGCTGCCAGAAGGGAGCGTGGCCATTCTGAGCCGCTGTAATGTCACAGTTTTCAGCGAGGCTGTCCGACTCACAGACGCCAACCCCAGCTGCAAGATCTACATTGTGGGA GGTGTTGAGTACTTTGGACTGGACAAAATCATGGATATCTGGGTCCTGATGCAACCAGAGGACAAACGCAAGAATG AGAGCCTTCTGATCAAGGATTACTTCATCCGAACATTCTGCAAAGATAAGATGGGTGGATTCATTGGTCTGAAGGGATACGCCACAGCTTCGGAAGACCGCGAGCTGGAGGGCAAGCTAGCCGTGGTGGAAAAATACAACAAACGCATTCCAGAGCTGGTTAACCGCATCAAAGATCGTGCCCAGAAAAGCCCAGTGTACGCAG ATTTTATTCTTGGAACGGTGCACAAGGCAAAAGGTCTGGAGTTTGACACAGTGGTTGTGACAGATGACTTCATGAAAGTACCATGTGCTCGACACAACCTGCAGAGAATTGGCGGTTTCAATGCAG CAAACGTCCCAGACGATGAGTGGAACCTGTTATATGTGGCGATCACTCGAGCCAAAAGAGCGCTGTACATCACCAAGACCATCAGCAACATCCTCACGTTCACTGGG GAGTACTTCCTAAGGTCAAGGCTGACCAGCACTCTGCTGAGTAAAGACCCATCTGTTGTCTGCTCCATTAAAGGCTGTGAGAACCACATCACTGCAGACGCCATCCTCAGCATGAGCAAACTCCCCGTCAGATAT GTGGAGAGCGTGGACGCTGGCGGTGTTCTGTGTTTGACCTGTGTGGAGCAGCGTGTGGGACCTGCAGCCTTCCTGCTCGCTCCACCAGAGAGGGTCAGATCCATGACCTACACCAATGAAAGAATAGAGCTGCCCATCAACATCGCCATGCTGCTATCTTTACTTTAA
- the LOC113059966 gene encoding F-box DNA helicase 1-like isoform X2 encodes MESSMKGRAKRRHLGASECDDLVKNIKGNESLTQPFNVNLSNTDPNRGLQPRTPTKRSRQGGVGQQKGITSFYAVTGVISTSPQKGTKTPVKDEEEEQEPIGHLIPKEENVEEEKIEDYMEGITEDMFNEDFDIGTSVTSVKKEDDFLEVTVRKEEDEEDLVEALPDAHYGLLGVQGGHEVPKGHFQDLPEEVLREVFAHLPADDLYRNISLVCQHWRAVVMDPRFLPWKKLYCRYRKQQNEALMEVKSILDDNQINKKDDLCLLNMLRYMSQFKHSKCVNVKDVLACIKGHQLYAQAEACIKDRIPDLMDNEGPNPWSAMALILILADGVKDILDLVALLQKSGCLLTAGGISEYLWAVATLLLAMKNNNINISNRWHYNIFYVLHLMENAPPPAGLQDKRQLITHEQQQILNHDIQNNHVVKIMAFAGTGKTTTLVKYAQHRPHMRFLYLAFNKSVAMQAQRSFPYNVECSTVHSMAFRAVGVRYKNMRKLSNNLQVFDVAWVLPEGLGGFVNAKVVTQTLHTFWASVDTCVGSEHVPHKYKNTHGMSEYPDHHKKMAFATAAQKLWDKMVELKSRKERVYNMTHDGYLKLWQLSRPQLDRYDAIFIDEAQDCTPVIMGIMLSQNCGKILVGDPHQQIYTFRGAVNALHAVPHTHIYYLTQSFRFGSEIAYIGAAILDSCKKVKQILVGGNQDGSVRGEDTQTLQHLKLGQRLPEGSVAILSRCNVTVFSEAVRLTDANPSCKIYIVGGVEYFGLDKIMDIWVLMQPEDKRKNESLLIKDYFIRTFCKDKMGGFIGLKGYATASEDRELEGKLAVVEKYNKRIPELVNRIKDRAQKSPVYADFILGTVHKAKGLEFDTVVVTDDFMKVPCARHNLQRIGGFNAANVPDDEWNLLYVAITRAKRALYITKTISNILTFTGEYFLRSRLTSTLLSKDPSVVCSIKGCENHITADAILSMSKLPVRYVESVDAGGVLCLTCVEQRVGPAAFLLAPPERVRSMTYTNERIELPINIAMLLSLL; translated from the exons ATGGAATCGTCCATGAAAG GAAGGGCCAAACGCAGGCACTTGGGGGCCTCAGAATGTGACGATCTGGTGAAAAATATCAAAGGGAACGAGTCTCTCACACAGCCTTTTAATGTTAACCTCAGCAACACGGATCCAAACCGGGGACTTCAGCCCAGGACCCCCACCAAAAGAAGCAGACAAG GTGGTGTGGGACAACAGAAAGGCATCACCAGTTTCTACGCTGTCACTGGAGTCATCAGCACCAGTCCCCAAAAAGGAACCAAGACTCCGGTGAAAGACGAGGAGGAAGAACAGGAACCGATCGGCCACCTTATCCCAAAAGAAGAAAACGTAGAAGAGGAGAAGATTGAGGACTACATGGAAGGAATCACAGAGGACATGTTCAATGAAGACTTTGATATAGGAACTAGTGTTACATCTGTCAAAAAAGAAGACGACTTTTTGGAAGTTACTGTGAGaaaagaagaggatgaggaggaccTGGTCGAAGCCCTCCCTGATGCCCACTACGGACTGCTAGGAGTGCAGGGAGGCCATGAGGTGCCCAAGGGCCACTTCCAGGATCTGCCTGAGGAGGTCCTGAGGGAAGTGTTCGCACACCTCCCAGCGGATGACCTCTATCGAAACATCAGCCTGGTGTGCCAACACTGGAGGGCCGTCGTCATGGACCCCCGG TTTCTGCCTTGGAAGAAGCTGTACTGCAGATACCGTAAGCAGCAAAATGAGGCGCTGATGGAGGTGAAGTCTATCCTTGATGATAATCAAATTAACAAGAAGGATGACCTGTGTCTTCTCAATATGTTGAG gtacatGTCTCAGTTCAAACACAGCAAATGTGTGAATGTGAAGGATGTGCTGGCGTGTATTAAAGGACATCAGCTCTATGCTCAAGCTGAAGCCTGTATCAAAGACAGAATCCCAGACCTGATGGATAATGAG GGCCCAAACCCCTGGTCTGCCATGGCCCTGATACTGATTTTGGCTGACGGAGTGAAAGATATCTTGGACCTGGTAGCTCTCTTGCAGAAGTCTGGGTGTCTGCTGACCGCAGGAGGAATCTCTGAGTACCTGTGGGCTGTGGCCACTTTGCTCCTGgcaatgaaaaataacaatattaacatAAGCAACAG GTGGCATTACAATATCTTCTATGTGCTGCATTTAATGGAGAACGCTCCTCCTCCGGCAGGCTTGCAAGACAAAAG ACAGCTGATCACTCATGAGCAGCAGCAGATACTCAACCATGACATCCAGAATAACCACGTTGTAAAAATAATGGCTTTTGCTG GCACTGGAAAGACGACCACACTCGTGAAATATGCTCAGCATAGGCCACATATGCGCTTCCTCTACCTGGCCTTCAACAAATCTGTGGCGATGCAAGCTCAGCGTTCATTCCCGTACAACGTCGAATGCAGTACCGTCCATTCAATGGCGTTCAGAGCCGTGGGAGTGAG GTATAAAAACATGAGGAAACTGTCCAATAATTTGCAGGTGTTCGATGTGGCGTGGGTCTTGCCTGAAGGACTCGGAGGATTCGTCAATGCTAAAGTGGTGACGCAAACACTCCATACTTTCTGGGCTTCTGTAGACACCTGCGTTGGTTCAGAACATGTTCCACATAAGTACAAGAACACTCACGGAATGTCAGAATACCCAGACCATCACAAAAAAATG GCATTTGCTACTGCCGCACAGAAGTTATGGGACAAAATGGTAGAGCTGAAGTCCAGAAAAGAGAGAGTGTATAATATGACCCATGATG GATACCTCAAACTCTGGCAGCTGAGTAGACCACAGCTGGACCGATATGATGCCATATTTATTGACGAAGCTCAGGACTGCACACCAG TCATCATGGGCATCATGCTTTCTCAGAACTGTGGGAAAATCCTGGTCGGAGATCCTCACCAACAGATTTACACTTTCAGAGGAGCAGTCAATGCTTTGCACGCAgtccctcacacacacatctactaTCTCACACAg AGCTTCAGGTTTGGATCTGAAATTGCATACATCGGCGCTGCAATATTGGACAGCTGTAAAAAAGTAAAGCAGATATTGGTTGGTGGGAATCAGGATG GGAGTGTTCGAGGGGAGgacacacaaacactgcagcaTCTGAAGCTGGGACAGAGGCTGCCAGAAGGGAGCGTGGCCATTCTGAGCCGCTGTAATGTCACAGTTTTCAGCGAGGCTGTCCGACTCACAGACGCCAACCCCAGCTGCAAGATCTACATTGTGGGA GGTGTTGAGTACTTTGGACTGGACAAAATCATGGATATCTGGGTCCTGATGCAACCAGAGGACAAACGCAAGAATG AGAGCCTTCTGATCAAGGATTACTTCATCCGAACATTCTGCAAAGATAAGATGGGTGGATTCATTGGTCTGAAGGGATACGCCACAGCTTCGGAAGACCGCGAGCTGGAGGGCAAGCTAGCCGTGGTGGAAAAATACAACAAACGCATTCCAGAGCTGGTTAACCGCATCAAAGATCGTGCCCAGAAAAGCCCAGTGTACGCAG ATTTTATTCTTGGAACGGTGCACAAGGCAAAAGGTCTGGAGTTTGACACAGTGGTTGTGACAGATGACTTCATGAAAGTACCATGTGCTCGACACAACCTGCAGAGAATTGGCGGTTTCAATGCAG CAAACGTCCCAGACGATGAGTGGAACCTGTTATATGTGGCGATCACTCGAGCCAAAAGAGCGCTGTACATCACCAAGACCATCAGCAACATCCTCACGTTCACTGGG GAGTACTTCCTAAGGTCAAGGCTGACCAGCACTCTGCTGAGTAAAGACCCATCTGTTGTCTGCTCCATTAAAGGCTGTGAGAACCACATCACTGCAGACGCCATCCTCAGCATGAGCAAACTCCCCGTCAGATAT GTGGAGAGCGTGGACGCTGGCGGTGTTCTGTGTTTGACCTGTGTGGAGCAGCGTGTGGGACCTGCAGCCTTCCTGCTCGCTCCACCAGAGAGGGTCAGATCCATGACCTACACCAATGAAAGAATAGAGCTGCCCATCAACATCGCCATGCTGCTATCTTTACTTTAA